From Bacteroidota bacterium, the proteins below share one genomic window:
- a CDS encoding BamA/TamA family outer membrane protein, with amino-acid sequence MKTKVMKIHHLLLNAAAAATAACIFFSCNPASKVPEGEYLLTRNTVIDKYAKVDKSELESYLKQKPNRKVLLWKMYLHIYNGINQEKLARQKERCNVKVETKLAKRTEKVKRKNEKRLSKGKEAEQMPDRKNIFSACKLRTGFKQWWLSIGEPPVIYDSALAKKTASQMKLFLNNKGYFNSTVKDSVGVHRKKATTYYTVYEGTPYTLRNISYQIKDGQLEYYVLANASASLLSRGMIFDADVLQQERDRITDVLRNDGYFYFAREYIYFEADSTHGTHEIDITLGIKNPFHKVEGEKSALGGDSISEGTHERYYMNNIFLHTDYDQKLKLPPSDSLLAAGEYYLLYNRPLRYKPKMLVNTMFISKGELFQQKHADQTYRRLSELKLFRSVQIAFLSAGGDKLDCHIYLTPIPKQSIAAIAEGTNTSETRGIAGNLVYDDKNSFKGGEIFEMKLKGALEVQKSTTSDQNLIIAGAQNILPFNTLELGSEASLRVPRFLTPFPNLGTQSNNAKTNFTGLYNFQQRPNYARSVSTAAFGYSWKETAAKQHLINPVEFSLVNVYRLSDKLDSTIKKSKDLFLKNSYSNHLTFATRYAFVYNNQEITRRKNYSYFRFGAEGAGNFMRGIFKLIDSRHPLAYDRDTIFYSDGSYSIERSFTIDKIRFSQYVRTDIDYRHYKLIDDKDKVVYRFAFGIGKPLYNLRTLPLEKSFFAGGPNSVRAWQARTLGPGADTSGNTIADKIGDVKMEANLEYRFNVLKALNAAMFADAGNVWLRKPYSSYPGGEITHENGKLIPVDSLLQEIAIGAGLGIRFDFNFFIIRLDGAFKIKDPSLLRQDEYPFNSDSWVGKHLLEPRASRWKSEYAAKFGHRYPFFVLNFGIGYPF; translated from the coding sequence ACCTGCTTACCAGAAACACGGTGATTGATAAATACGCGAAAGTGGATAAGAGCGAACTGGAATCGTATCTCAAGCAAAAGCCCAACCGCAAAGTTCTTCTCTGGAAAATGTATTTGCATATTTACAACGGCATTAATCAGGAAAAACTCGCGCGGCAGAAAGAACGATGTAATGTAAAAGTGGAAACCAAACTTGCAAAACGCACGGAGAAAGTAAAAAGGAAAAATGAAAAACGCCTGTCGAAAGGAAAAGAAGCGGAACAAATGCCTGACAGGAAAAATATTTTTTCCGCCTGCAAACTCCGAACCGGTTTCAAGCAATGGTGGCTGAGCATTGGAGAGCCGCCTGTGATTTATGATTCAGCGCTGGCAAAAAAAACCGCCTCGCAGATGAAACTTTTTCTGAATAACAAAGGATATTTCAACAGCACGGTGAAGGACTCGGTGGGCGTTCACCGGAAAAAAGCAACTACTTATTATACCGTATACGAAGGAACGCCCTATACCCTGCGCAACATTTCCTACCAGATTAAAGACGGGCAACTGGAATATTATGTGCTGGCAAATGCATCGGCTTCGCTTCTTTCGCGCGGAATGATTTTCGATGCCGATGTGCTGCAGCAGGAACGCGACCGCATTACCGATGTGCTTCGCAACGATGGATATTTTTATTTCGCCAGGGAATATATTTATTTTGAAGCCGACAGCACGCACGGCACGCATGAAATTGATATTACGCTCGGCATAAAAAATCCGTTTCATAAAGTGGAAGGAGAAAAATCCGCGCTTGGTGGCGATTCCATTTCGGAAGGAACGCACGAACGTTATTACATGAACAACATTTTTCTTCACACCGATTACGACCAGAAACTGAAACTTCCTCCTTCCGATTCGCTGCTGGCAGCAGGAGAATATTACCTGTTGTACAACCGCCCTTTGCGCTACAAGCCAAAGATGCTCGTCAACACCATGTTCATTTCAAAAGGAGAACTCTTTCAGCAAAAACATGCCGACCAAACCTACAGGCGGCTGAGCGAACTGAAACTTTTCCGCTCGGTGCAAATTGCTTTTCTTTCTGCCGGAGGCGATAAACTCGATTGCCATATTTACCTCACGCCCATTCCCAAGCAATCCATTGCCGCCATAGCGGAAGGAACCAACACATCGGAAACGCGCGGCATTGCCGGCAACCTTGTTTACGATGATAAAAATTCTTTCAAGGGCGGAGAAATTTTTGAAATGAAACTGAAAGGCGCCCTCGAAGTGCAGAAGAGCACCACCTCTGACCAGAATCTTATTATTGCCGGAGCGCAAAACATTCTTCCCTTCAATACGCTTGAACTGGGCAGCGAAGCCAGTTTGCGCGTGCCGCGTTTTCTTACGCCCTTTCCCAACCTTGGAACGCAGAGCAACAACGCGAAAACAAATTTCACCGGCTTGTATAATTTTCAGCAGCGCCCCAATTACGCGCGCTCGGTTTCCACTGCTGCTTTTGGCTATTCGTGGAAAGAAACTGCCGCCAAGCAGCATTTGATTAATCCCGTTGAGTTCAGTTTGGTGAATGTGTACCGCCTCTCCGATAAATTAGACAGCACGATTAAAAAAAGCAAAGACCTTTTTCTGAAAAACAGTTATTCCAACCACCTCACTTTTGCCACACGCTATGCTTTTGTATACAACAACCAGGAAATTACGAGGCGGAAAAATTATTCTTACTTCCGTTTTGGCGCAGAAGGAGCGGGCAATTTCATGCGCGGCATTTTCAAACTCATTGACAGCAGGCATCCGCTCGCTTACGACCGCGACACCATTTTTTATTCAGACGGAAGTTATTCCATTGAGCGGAGTTTCACCATTGACAAAATCCGCTTTTCGCAATACGTGCGCACCGATATTGACTACCGCCATTATAAACTCATTGATGACAAAGACAAAGTGGTGTACCGCTTTGCTTTCGGAATAGGCAAGCCGCTTTATAACCTGCGCACGCTGCCGCTGGAGAAAAGTTTTTTTGCAGGCGGTCCCAACAGCGTGCGCGCCTGGCAGGCAAGAACACTGGGTCCCGGTGCCGATACCAGCGGAAACACCATTGCCGATAAAATCGGTGATGTGAAAATGGAAGCCAACCTCGAATACCGCTTCAATGTGCTGAAGGCGCTGAATGCCGCCATGTTTGCCGATGCCGGAAACGTTTGGCTGCGCAAGCCCTACAGCAGTTACCCGGGGGGAGAAATTACGCACGAGAACGGAAAACTCATTCCGGTTGATTCGCTGCTGCAGGAAATTGCCATTGGCGCGGGGCTGGGAATCCGTTTCGATTTTAATTTCTTCATCATCCGCCTCGATGGCGCTTTCAAAATAAAAGACCCTTCGCTGCTGCGGCAGGATGAATATCCCTTCAACTCCGATTCGTGGGTGGGAAAACATTTGCTTGAACCCCGCGCTTCAAGATGGAAAAGCGAATATGCCGCAAAGTTCGGGCATCGCTATCCGTTCTTTGTGCTTAACTTCGGAATCGGATATCCGTTCTGA